In Hyla sarda isolate aHylSar1 chromosome 12, aHylSar1.hap1, whole genome shotgun sequence, a genomic segment contains:
- the HIGD1B gene encoding HIG1 domain family member 1B produces the protein MSTAGDNWVPEEQESVTSKLQRKMKQSPLVPVGLAGFAVIVVYGLYRLKQRGNVKMSVHLIHTRVAAQACVVGATALGTTYAMYKEYRERKATEREALRPSTKE, from the exons ATGTCCACAGCAGGGGACAACTGGGTGCCTGAGGAACAGGAATCCGTAACCAGCAAGTTGCAACGTAAAATGAAGCAGTCTCCTCTTGTTCCAGTGG GTTTAGCAGGATTTGCTGTGATTGTCGTCTATGGACTCTACAGACTTAAACAACGAGGCAATGTGAAAATGTCTGTTCATCTGATTCATACAAGGGTAGCTGCACAGGCCTGTGTTGTGGGGGCCACCGCTTTGG GAACTACATATGCCATGTACAAGGAATACAGGGAGAGAAAAGCTACAGAGAGAGAAGCTTTAAGGCCTTCTACCAAGGAGTAA